One segment of Salvia splendens isolate huo1 chromosome 20, SspV2, whole genome shotgun sequence DNA contains the following:
- the LOC121781427 gene encoding uncharacterized protein LOC121781427: MEKIRQQGPFDIFGIPLVVQPLPKKFGPDMEPEVMVSVWLRLVDLPLELLNLTAVSKIASCIGTPLSTDLSTLRRETLDGPRIQVIIDTAKRSKESLSILLPSGEFLEQKIEYEFIPKFCKACKTYGHFSDECRGRQEAGDQAQRFESFQRPRSRGGPRQQLNRPQHPAQQPRMNAPVNQSTGQVASSGGRERSRSRSRPNSSGSQRVPSTRLI; this comes from the coding sequence ATGGAAAAGATCCGGCAGCAAGGTCCGTTTGACATCTTTGGGATACCCTTGGTGGTTCAACCTTTGCCGAAGAAGTTTGGTCCGGATATGGAACCTGAAGTCATGGTTTCAGTTTGGCTGAGGCTAGTGGACTTGCCCCTGGAACTATTGAACCTTACGGCGGTGAGTAAGATCGCCTCATGCATTGGGACCCCGCTCTCTACTGATTTAAGCACCTTGAGGCGCGAGACTTTGGATGGCCCTCGCATACAGGTCATCATCGACACAGCAAAACGATCGAAGGAGTCCCTTTCGATTCTGCTACCAAGCGGGGAGTTTTTGGAGCAGAAAATTGAGTACGAGTTCATTCCGAAATTCTGCAAAGCATGCAAAACTTACGGACATTTTTCGGATGAATGTCGGGGCAGGCAGGAGGCAGGGGACCAGGCGCAAAGATTCGAATCTTTTCAACGACCGAGGAGCCGAGGAGGGCCACGGCAGCAACTGAATAGGCCGCAGCACCCTGCTCAGCAGCCGAGGATGAATGCCCCAGTTAATCAGAGCACGGGGCAGGTAGCCAGTTCAGGAGGCCGGGAGCGTTCCAGGTCCAGATCGCGCCCCAATAGCAGTGGAAGCCAACGGGTACCGTCAACCCGATTGATATGA